TCATTATATGAGTTGAACCGATACCAACCACACTCATTTCATCCATTTGCTTACGCAACACTGTCATTACCCTCGACTTTATGAAAAGCATAGATAGGAACTCATTTCTTATGCAAACTGCATCCCCATTTCTATTACTAATTTCGTTTAGGAATATCATAAACTGGCAGGCAGGTTACCCGCTGCTGCACGCTTTCCAAGTCAGTGGCTgaccaaaaaaaagaaaacttaTAAACTTTGTATATTCAATTTAACCAACAAAATGCCTGTTGAATATTGTAGGACAAGAAATGAAGGTTTTAAAAGTTGAGCCTAAAAAACCCATCAGGAAACTATTATTTTAAGCCAAGGGCCACGGGGGTTCTTGTGGGACTGTGTTACCCCATATTGGTTCACATCACCTCAAAGcattaaataaacatttataCGTCAACTGCTGTGTGTTCAAATTTATTTTCTTCTGGGAATTACAACTCTCAAATCATTTCCAGATTTCCTTTGTTTACCAATTAACATGGTAGCTGTCTTCAACAAAGAGCTCCTGAGTTGGTACCTAATCACACTCAAACTCAGGGAAACTGTGGAATCTGGACTCCCTAGATCATCTACAGGCACCAACAAATCCCTTGACTTGGCTCAAGTCCATGAACATCATTTGCAGAAACAACAACAGCATCAACCATCTGATTGCTTGCAGGTCCCAATCAATGCAGATGATGGGAATTGCCAAGAGGCCAACACTCCGCCCGAGTCTGAGTGGATCATATCGATCAAAGAAAAGTTGGAGCAGGCTCGCCAAGATGATGCAGCTGGTTCATGGGAAAGGCTGAGCATCTATAGAGTTCCCCACTATCTAAGAGAAGGTGATATCAAATCTTATGTCCCTCAATTTGTTTCCTTAGGACCTTACCATCATGGCAAGAAACGCCTACGCCAAATGGATCAGCACAAGTGGCGCTCCCTTCACCGTGTCTTGAAGCGTACAAATCAGGAAATACAAGTTTATCTCGATTCCATGAAGGAACTTGAAGAAAGGGCTCGAGCCTGTTATGAAGGAACCATCACTCTTAGCAGCAATGAGTTCGTCGAAATGTTGGTTCTCGATGGCTGCTTCGTGCTCGAGCTTTTTCAAGGCGCTGCCGTAGGATTCCAACATCTTGGATATGCCAGAAATGATCCTGTTTTTGCAATGCGTGGCTCGATGCATGCTATTCATAGAGATATGATAATGTTGGAGAACCAGCTTCCACTCTTTGTGCTTGATAGGCTACTGGGGATTCAACTTGGTGAGCCTTACCAAAAGGGAAAGGTTGCTAAATTGTCAATCAGATTCTTTGACCCTTTAATGCCAACGGATGAGCCATTAACAAAGAGTGACATGAACAGATTGGGATCCTCTATGAGGCATACAGACACTTTCGACCCTTTTTCCGATCTTGGTGGCCTTCATTGCCTTGATGTTTTCAGAAGAAGTCTCTTAAGCTCTGGCCCCAAACCCGTACCTCGAAACTGGCTTAAGAAAAGATCGAATGCCATCCGCGTTGCCGATAAGCGAAGACAACAGCTAATCCATTGTGTGTCAGAGCTCAGAGAGGCTGGTATTAAATTCAGAAAGAGGAAGACCGATCGCTTCTGGGACATTAAGTTCAAGAACGGGATTCTGCGCATTCCTCGTCTCTTGATTCATGATGGAACCAAATCCCTCTTCCTCAATCTGATAGCATTTGAGCAATGCCATATTGATTGCAGCAATGATATTACTTCCTATGTGATATTCATGGACAACTTGATCAACTCACATGAAGATGTGGCATACCTCCATTACTTTGGCATTATCGAGCATTGGCTCGGCAGTGATGCAGAAGTCGCCGACCTTTTCAACCGTC
This is a stretch of genomic DNA from Gossypium arboreum isolate Shixiya-1 chromosome 11, ASM2569848v2, whole genome shotgun sequence. It encodes these proteins:
- the LOC108473616 gene encoding UPF0481 protein At3g47200-like — translated: MVAVFNKELLSWYLITLKLRETVESGLPRSSTGTNKSLDLAQVHEHHLQKQQQHQPSDCLQVPINADDGNCQEANTPPESEWIISIKEKLEQARQDDAAGSWERLSIYRVPHYLREGDIKSYVPQFVSLGPYHHGKKRLRQMDQHKWRSLHRVLKRTNQEIQVYLDSMKELEERARACYEGTITLSSNEFVEMLVLDGCFVLELFQGAAVGFQHLGYARNDPVFAMRGSMHAIHRDMIMLENQLPLFVLDRLLGIQLGEPYQKGKVAKLSIRFFDPLMPTDEPLTKSDMNRLGSSMRHTDTFDPFSDLGGLHCLDVFRRSLLSSGPKPVPRNWLKKRSNAIRVADKRRQQLIHCVSELREAGIKFRKRKTDRFWDIKFKNGILRIPRLLIHDGTKSLFLNLIAFEQCHIDCSNDITSYVIFMDNLINSHEDVAYLHYFGIIEHWLGSDAEVADLFNRLCQEVVFDINDSYLSQLSEDVNRYYNHKWNAWRAALKHRYFNNPWAIVSFFAACILLVLTFAQTLYGVYGYYRPSS